From Mustela erminea isolate mMusErm1 chromosome 1, mMusErm1.Pri, whole genome shotgun sequence, a single genomic window includes:
- the USP19 gene encoding ubiquitin carboxyl-terminal hydrolase 19 isoform X8 produces MSGGASATGPRRGPPGLEEATSKKKQKDRANQESKDGDPRRGSASSREEQAKEELLLDWRQSADEVIVKLRVGAGPLRLEEVDAAFTDTDCVVRLPDGRQWGGVFYAEIESSCTKVQARKGGLLQLALPKKVPLLTWPSLLKKPLGTQEAVPGLRCQENGQEPSPIALEPGPEPRRAKQEARNQKRAQGRGEVGAGAGPGAQAGPSAKRAVHLRRGPEGEGSRDGPGPRGDAPPFLAETATQAEAEEQLRVPPLNPQTCLLGSEENLVLLAGEKTVSTRNDPVSPAMTRSRDPEKGDRSKEEMAVAADAITLVDGKEPESMVNLAFVKNDSYEKGPDSVVVHVYVKEIRRDTSRVLFREQDFTLIFQTRDGNFLRLHPGCGAHTIFRWQVKLRNLIEPEQCTFCFTASRIDICLRKRQSQRWGGLEAPAARVGGAKVAVPTGPTPLDSAPPGSAPHPLTGQEEARAVEKEKPKARSEDTGLDGVAARTPMEHVAPKPEPHLASPKPTCMVPPMPHSPVSGDSVEEEEEEEKKVCLPGFTGLVNLGNTCFMNSVIQSLSNTRELRDFFHDRSFEAEINYNNPLGTGGRLAIGFAVLLRALWKGTHHAFQPSKLKAIVASKASQFTGYAQHDAQEFMAFLLDGLHEDLNRIQNKPYTETVDSDGRPDEVVAEEAWQRHKMRNDSFIVDLFQGQYKSKLVCPVCAKVSITFDPFLYLPVPLPQKQKVLPVFYFAREPHSKPIKFLVSISKENSSASEVLDSLSQSVHVKPENLRLAEVIKNRFHRVFLPSHSLDTVSPSDTLLCFELLSPELAKERVVVLEVQQRPQVPSVPISKCAACQRKQQSEDEKLKRCTRCYRVGYCNQLCQKTHWPDHKGLCRPENIGYPFLVSVPASRLTYARLAQLLEGYARYSVSVFQPPFQPGRMALESQGPSCTTLLSTSSLEAGDSERDPIQPPELQLVTPVAEGDTGVPRAWAAPDRGPVPSTSGISSEVLASGPVEVGSLPAGERVSRPEAAVPGYQHPSEATNAHTPQFFIYKIDASNREQRLEDKGDSPLELGEDCSLALVWRNNERLQEFVLVASKELECAEDPGSAGEAARAGHFTLDQCLNLFTRPEVLAPEEAWYCPQCKQHREASKQLLLWRLPNVLIVQLKRFSFRSFIWRDKINDLVEFPVRNLDLSKFCIGQKEEQLPSYDLYAVINHYGGMIGGHYTACARLPNDRSSQRSDVGWRLFDDSTVTTVDESQVVTRYAYVLFYRRRNSPVERPPRAGHSEHHPDLSPAAEAAASQGLGPGQAPEVAPTRTAPERFAPSVDRPAPTYSNMEEVD; encoded by the exons ATGTCTGGCGGGGCCAGTGCCACGGGCCCAAGGAGAGGTCCCCCAGGATTGGAGGAGGCCACCAGtaagaagaagcagaaggatcGAGCAAACCAGGAGAGCAAGGATGGAGATCCTAGGAGAG GGTCAGCGTCCTCTCGGGAGGAGCAGGCCAAAGAGG AGTTGTTGCTTGACTGGAGGCAGAGTGCCGATGAGGTGATTGTCAAGCTGCGTGTGGGAGCGGGTCCCCTGCGGCTGGAGGAAGTGGATGCTGCTTTCACAGACACAGACTGTGTGGTGCGGCTTCCAG aTGGTCGGCAGTGGGGTGGTGTCTTCTATGCTGAGATAGAAAGTTCTTGCACCAAAGTACAAGCCCGTAAAGGTGGTCTCCTGCAGTTGGCACTGCCCAAGAAGGTGCCTCTGCTCACATGGCCCTCTCTTCTG AAGAAACCTCTAGGGACCCAGGAGGCGGTACCAGGGCTGCGGTGCCAGGAGAATGGGCAGGAGCCATCTCCCATTGCCCTGGAGCCAGGTCCTGAGCCCCGTCGGGCTAAACAGGAAGCCCGGAACCAGAAGCGGGCCCAGGGCCGTGGTGAGGTAGGCGCAGGGGCTGGCCCCGGGGCCCAGGCAGGGCCCAGCGCCAAGAGGGCTGTGCATCTCCGAAGAGGGCCAGAGGGGGAAGGGTCCAGAGATGGGCCTGGACCCCGGGGTGATGCCCCCCCCTTCTTGGCTGAGACAGCCACCCAG GCTGAAGCTGAGGAACAGCTCCGGGTACCACCACTGAACCCCCAGACCTGCCTCTTGGGCTCAGAGGAGAATCTAGTGCTCTTGGCAGGAGAGAAGACCGTGTCCACCAGGAATGATCCAGTCTCCCCAGCCATGACCcggagcagagaccctgagaaAGGTGACCGTTCCAAAGAGGAGATGGCAGTGGCAGCAGATGCTATAACCTTGGTGGATGGTaaag AGCCGGAGTCCATGGTGAACCTGGCATTCGTCAAGAATGACTCCTATGAGAAGGGGCCAGATTCAGTGGTGGTGCACGTGTACGTGAAAGAAATCCGCAGGGACACTTCTCGAGTACTCTTCCGCGAGCAGGACTTCACACTTATCTTCCAGACcag GGATGGAAACTTCCTGAGACTACACCCGGGCTGTGGGGCCCATACCATCTTCCGTTGGCAGGTGAAGCTCAG GAACCTGATTGAGCCCGAGCAGTGCACCTTCTGCTTCACGGCCTCTCGCATTGACATCTGTCTCCGTAAACGGCAAAGTCAGCGCTGGGGGGGCCTGGAGGCCCCAGCTGCACGAG TGGGTGGTGCAAAGGTTGCCGTGCCGACAGGTCCAACCCCTCTGGATTCAGCCCCACCAGGAAGTGccccccatcccctcacaggcCAGGAGGAAGCTCGGGCTGTGGAGAAGGAAAAACCCAAGGCTCGTTCTGAGGACACGGGGCTGGATGGTGTGGCGGCCCGCACCCCCATGGAGCATGTAGCCCCAAAGCCAGAGCCACACCTGGCCTCT CCCAAGCCCACATGTATGGTGCCTCCAATGCCCCATAGCCCCGTGAGCGGAGATAgtgtggaggaagaagaggaggaagagaagaaggtgtGTCTGCCAGGCTTCACTGGCCTTGTCAATCTGGGCAACACCTGCTTCATGAACAGTGTCATTCAATCTCTGTCTAACACTCGGGAGCTCCGGGACTTCTTCCACG ACCGCTCCTTTGAGGCTGAGATCAACTACAACAACCCACTGGGGACCGGTGGGCGTCTGGCAATTGGCTTTGCTGTACTGCTCCGGGCGCTGTGGAAGGGCACCCACCATGCCTTCCAACCTTCCAAGTTGAAG GCCATTGTGGCGAGCAAGGCCAGCCAGTTCACAGGCTATGCACAGCATGACGCCCAGGAGTTCATGGCTTTCTTGCTGGACGGGCTGCATGAAGACCTGAATCGCATTCAGAACAAGCCCTACACAGAGACCGTGGACTCGGATGGGCGGCCTGATGAG GTGGTAGCTGAAGAAGCATGGCAGCGGCATAAGATGAGGAACGACTCTTTCATCGTAGACCTATTTCAGGGCCAGTATAAGTCGAAGCTGGTGTGCCCTGTGTGTGCCAAG GTCTCCATCACTTTTGACCCATTCCTCTACCTGCCGGTGCCCTTGCCACAGAAGCAGAAGGTTCTCCCCGTCTTCTATTTTGCCCGGGAGCCCCACAGCAAGCCCATCAAG TTTCTGGTGAGCATCAGCAAGGAGAACTCCAGCGCAAGTGAAGTGTTGGACTCGCTCTCTCAGAGTGTGCACGTGAAGCCTGAGAACCTGCGTCTGGCTGAG GTGATTAAGAATCGTTTCCACCGTGTGTTCCTGCCCTCCCACTCATTGGACACTGTGTCCCCATCCGACACGCTCCTCTGCTTCGAGCTGCTATCCCCAGAGTTGGCTAAGGAGCGAGTGGTGGTGCTAGAGGTGCAGCAG CGCCCCCAGGTGCCCAGCGTCCCCATCTCCAAGTGTGCAGCCTGCCAGCGGAAGCAGCAGTCAGAGGATGAGAAGCTGAAGCGCTGTACCCGGTGCTACCGTGTCGGCTACTGTAACCA GCTCTGCCAGAAAACCCACTGGCCTGACCACAAGGGTCTCTGCCGCCCTGAGAACATTGGCTACCCATTTCTGGTCAGTGTACCTGCCTCACGTCTCACTTACGCTCGTCTTGCTCAGCTGCTAGAGGGGTACGCCCG GTACTCTGTGAGTGTATTCCAGCCACCCTTCCAGCCTGGACGCATGGCCTTGGAGTCCCAGGGCCCTAGCTGCACTACGTTGCTCTCCACTAGCTCCCTGGAGGCTGGGGACAGTGAGAGGGACCCGATTCAGCCGCCTGAGCTCCAGTTGGTGACCCCCGTGGCCGAGGGAGACACAGGGGTTCCACGGGCATGGGCAGCCCCTGACCGGGGCCCTGTGCCCAGCACCAGTGGAATTTCTTCAGAGGTGCTGGCCAGTGGGCCAGTTGAAGTTGGCTCCTTGCCTGCTGGTGAGAGGGTGTCTCGGCCCGAAG CTGCCGTGCCCGGATATCAACACCCAAGTGAAGCCACAAATGCCCACACACCCCagttcttcatctataaaattgacGCATCTAACCGAGAGCAACGGTTGGAGGATAAAG GAGACTCCCCGCTGGAGCTAGGTGAGGACTGCAGCCTGGCTCTCGTCTGGCGCAACAATGAGCGCCTGCAGGAGTTTGTGTTGGTAGCCTCCAAGGAGCTGGAGTGTGCTGAGGACCCAGGCTCTGCTGGGGAGGCTGCCCGTGCTGGCCACTTCACTCTGGACCAGTGCCTGAACCTCTTCACCCGGCCCGAGGTGCTGGCACCCGAGGAGGCTTG GTACTGCCCACAGTGTAAACAACACCGAGAGGCCTCCAAGCAGCTGCTGCTGTGGCGCCTTCCTAACGTACTCATTGTGCAGCTCAAGCGCTTTTCCTTTCGGAGTTTCATCTGGCGTGACAAGATCAATGACTTGGTGGAGTTCCCCGTTCG GAACTTGGACCTGAGCAAGTTCTGCATCGGTCAGAAAGAGGAACAGCTGCCTAGCTACGACCTCTATGCTGTCATCAACCACTACGGAGGCATGATCGGCGGCCACTACACCGCCTGTGCACGCCTGCCCAATGACCGCAGCAGCCAGCGCAGCGACGTGG GCTGGCGCTTGTTTGACGACAGCACGGTGACAACAGTAGACGAGAGCCAGGTCGTGACGCGTTATGCCTATGTACTCTTCTACCGCCGGCGGAACTCTCCTGTGGAGAGGCCCCCCAGGGCAGGTCACTCTGAGCACCACCCAGACCTGAGCCCTGCAGCTGAGGCTGCTGCCAGCCAG GGACTAGGCCCTGGCCAGGCCCCCGAGGTGGCCCCCACGCGGACAGCCCCTGAACGCTTCGCCCCCTCTGTGGACCGCCCAGCCCCCACCTACAGCAACATGGAGGAGGTCGATTAG
- the USP19 gene encoding ubiquitin carboxyl-terminal hydrolase 19 isoform X7: MSGGASATGPRRGPPGLEEATSKKKQKDRANQESKDGDPRRGSASSREEQAKEELLLDWRQSADEVIVKLRVGAGPLRLEEVDAAFTDTDCVVRLPDGRQWGGVFYAEIESSCTKVQARKGGLLQLALPKKVPLLTWPSLLKKPLGTQEAVPGLRCQENGQEPSPIALEPGPEPRRAKQEARNQKRAQGRGEVGAGAGPGAQAGPSAKRAVHLRRGPEGEGSRDGPGPRGDAPPFLAETATQAEAEEQLRVPPLNPQTCLLGSEENLVLLAGEKTVSTRNDPVSPAMTRSRDPEKGDRSKEEMAVAADAITLVDGKEPESMVNLAFVKNDSYEKGPDSVVVHVYVKEIRRDTSRVLFREQDFTLIFQTRDGNFLRLHPGCGAHTIFRWQVKLRNLIEPEQCTFCFTASRIDICLRKRQSQRWGGLEAPAARGAVGGAKVAVPTGPTPLDSAPPGSAPHPLTGQEEARAVEKEKPKARSEDTGLDGVAARTPMEHVAPKPEPHLASPKPTCMVPPMPHSPVSGDSVEEEEEEEKKVCLPGFTGLVNLGNTCFMNSVIQSLSNTRELRDFFHDRSFEAEINYNNPLGTGGRLAIGFAVLLRALWKGTHHAFQPSKLKAIVASKASQFTGYAQHDAQEFMAFLLDGLHEDLNRIQNKPYTETVDSDGRPDEVVAEEAWQRHKMRNDSFIVDLFQGQYKSKLVCPVCAKVSITFDPFLYLPVPLPQKQKVLPVFYFAREPHSKPIKFLVSISKENSSASEVLDSLSQSVHVKPENLRLAEVIKNRFHRVFLPSHSLDTVSPSDTLLCFELLSPELAKERVVVLEVQQRPQVPSVPISKCAACQRKQQSEDEKLKRCTRCYRVGYCNQLCQKTHWPDHKGLCRPENIGYPFLVSVPASRLTYARLAQLLEGYARYSVSVFQPPFQPGRMALESQGPSCTTLLSTSSLEAGDSERDPIQPPELQLVTPVAEGDTGVPRAWAAPDRGPVPSTSGISSEVLASGPVEVGSLPAGERVSRPEAAVPGYQHPSEATNAHTPQFFIYKIDASNREQRLEDKGDSPLELGEDCSLALVWRNNERLQEFVLVASKELECAEDPGSAGEAARAGHFTLDQCLNLFTRPEVLAPEEAWYCPQCKQHREASKQLLLWRLPNVLIVQLKRFSFRSFIWRDKINDLVEFPVRNLDLSKFCIGQKEEQLPSYDLYAVINHYGGMIGGHYTACARLPNDRSSQRSDVGWRLFDDSTVTTVDESQVVTRYAYVLFYRRRNSPVERPPRAGHSEHHPDLSPAAEAAASQGLGPGQAPEVAPTRTAPERFAPSVDRPAPTYSNMEEVD, translated from the exons ATGTCTGGCGGGGCCAGTGCCACGGGCCCAAGGAGAGGTCCCCCAGGATTGGAGGAGGCCACCAGtaagaagaagcagaaggatcGAGCAAACCAGGAGAGCAAGGATGGAGATCCTAGGAGAG GGTCAGCGTCCTCTCGGGAGGAGCAGGCCAAAGAGG AGTTGTTGCTTGACTGGAGGCAGAGTGCCGATGAGGTGATTGTCAAGCTGCGTGTGGGAGCGGGTCCCCTGCGGCTGGAGGAAGTGGATGCTGCTTTCACAGACACAGACTGTGTGGTGCGGCTTCCAG aTGGTCGGCAGTGGGGTGGTGTCTTCTATGCTGAGATAGAAAGTTCTTGCACCAAAGTACAAGCCCGTAAAGGTGGTCTCCTGCAGTTGGCACTGCCCAAGAAGGTGCCTCTGCTCACATGGCCCTCTCTTCTG AAGAAACCTCTAGGGACCCAGGAGGCGGTACCAGGGCTGCGGTGCCAGGAGAATGGGCAGGAGCCATCTCCCATTGCCCTGGAGCCAGGTCCTGAGCCCCGTCGGGCTAAACAGGAAGCCCGGAACCAGAAGCGGGCCCAGGGCCGTGGTGAGGTAGGCGCAGGGGCTGGCCCCGGGGCCCAGGCAGGGCCCAGCGCCAAGAGGGCTGTGCATCTCCGAAGAGGGCCAGAGGGGGAAGGGTCCAGAGATGGGCCTGGACCCCGGGGTGATGCCCCCCCCTTCTTGGCTGAGACAGCCACCCAG GCTGAAGCTGAGGAACAGCTCCGGGTACCACCACTGAACCCCCAGACCTGCCTCTTGGGCTCAGAGGAGAATCTAGTGCTCTTGGCAGGAGAGAAGACCGTGTCCACCAGGAATGATCCAGTCTCCCCAGCCATGACCcggagcagagaccctgagaaAGGTGACCGTTCCAAAGAGGAGATGGCAGTGGCAGCAGATGCTATAACCTTGGTGGATGGTaaag AGCCGGAGTCCATGGTGAACCTGGCATTCGTCAAGAATGACTCCTATGAGAAGGGGCCAGATTCAGTGGTGGTGCACGTGTACGTGAAAGAAATCCGCAGGGACACTTCTCGAGTACTCTTCCGCGAGCAGGACTTCACACTTATCTTCCAGACcag GGATGGAAACTTCCTGAGACTACACCCGGGCTGTGGGGCCCATACCATCTTCCGTTGGCAGGTGAAGCTCAG GAACCTGATTGAGCCCGAGCAGTGCACCTTCTGCTTCACGGCCTCTCGCATTGACATCTGTCTCCGTAAACGGCAAAGTCAGCGCTGGGGGGGCCTGGAGGCCCCAGCTGCACGAG GTGCAGTGGGTGGTGCAAAGGTTGCCGTGCCGACAGGTCCAACCCCTCTGGATTCAGCCCCACCAGGAAGTGccccccatcccctcacaggcCAGGAGGAAGCTCGGGCTGTGGAGAAGGAAAAACCCAAGGCTCGTTCTGAGGACACGGGGCTGGATGGTGTGGCGGCCCGCACCCCCATGGAGCATGTAGCCCCAAAGCCAGAGCCACACCTGGCCTCT CCCAAGCCCACATGTATGGTGCCTCCAATGCCCCATAGCCCCGTGAGCGGAGATAgtgtggaggaagaagaggaggaagagaagaaggtgtGTCTGCCAGGCTTCACTGGCCTTGTCAATCTGGGCAACACCTGCTTCATGAACAGTGTCATTCAATCTCTGTCTAACACTCGGGAGCTCCGGGACTTCTTCCACG ACCGCTCCTTTGAGGCTGAGATCAACTACAACAACCCACTGGGGACCGGTGGGCGTCTGGCAATTGGCTTTGCTGTACTGCTCCGGGCGCTGTGGAAGGGCACCCACCATGCCTTCCAACCTTCCAAGTTGAAG GCCATTGTGGCGAGCAAGGCCAGCCAGTTCACAGGCTATGCACAGCATGACGCCCAGGAGTTCATGGCTTTCTTGCTGGACGGGCTGCATGAAGACCTGAATCGCATTCAGAACAAGCCCTACACAGAGACCGTGGACTCGGATGGGCGGCCTGATGAG GTGGTAGCTGAAGAAGCATGGCAGCGGCATAAGATGAGGAACGACTCTTTCATCGTAGACCTATTTCAGGGCCAGTATAAGTCGAAGCTGGTGTGCCCTGTGTGTGCCAAG GTCTCCATCACTTTTGACCCATTCCTCTACCTGCCGGTGCCCTTGCCACAGAAGCAGAAGGTTCTCCCCGTCTTCTATTTTGCCCGGGAGCCCCACAGCAAGCCCATCAAG TTTCTGGTGAGCATCAGCAAGGAGAACTCCAGCGCAAGTGAAGTGTTGGACTCGCTCTCTCAGAGTGTGCACGTGAAGCCTGAGAACCTGCGTCTGGCTGAG GTGATTAAGAATCGTTTCCACCGTGTGTTCCTGCCCTCCCACTCATTGGACACTGTGTCCCCATCCGACACGCTCCTCTGCTTCGAGCTGCTATCCCCAGAGTTGGCTAAGGAGCGAGTGGTGGTGCTAGAGGTGCAGCAG CGCCCCCAGGTGCCCAGCGTCCCCATCTCCAAGTGTGCAGCCTGCCAGCGGAAGCAGCAGTCAGAGGATGAGAAGCTGAAGCGCTGTACCCGGTGCTACCGTGTCGGCTACTGTAACCA GCTCTGCCAGAAAACCCACTGGCCTGACCACAAGGGTCTCTGCCGCCCTGAGAACATTGGCTACCCATTTCTGGTCAGTGTACCTGCCTCACGTCTCACTTACGCTCGTCTTGCTCAGCTGCTAGAGGGGTACGCCCG GTACTCTGTGAGTGTATTCCAGCCACCCTTCCAGCCTGGACGCATGGCCTTGGAGTCCCAGGGCCCTAGCTGCACTACGTTGCTCTCCACTAGCTCCCTGGAGGCTGGGGACAGTGAGAGGGACCCGATTCAGCCGCCTGAGCTCCAGTTGGTGACCCCCGTGGCCGAGGGAGACACAGGGGTTCCACGGGCATGGGCAGCCCCTGACCGGGGCCCTGTGCCCAGCACCAGTGGAATTTCTTCAGAGGTGCTGGCCAGTGGGCCAGTTGAAGTTGGCTCCTTGCCTGCTGGTGAGAGGGTGTCTCGGCCCGAAG CTGCCGTGCCCGGATATCAACACCCAAGTGAAGCCACAAATGCCCACACACCCCagttcttcatctataaaattgacGCATCTAACCGAGAGCAACGGTTGGAGGATAAAG GAGACTCCCCGCTGGAGCTAGGTGAGGACTGCAGCCTGGCTCTCGTCTGGCGCAACAATGAGCGCCTGCAGGAGTTTGTGTTGGTAGCCTCCAAGGAGCTGGAGTGTGCTGAGGACCCAGGCTCTGCTGGGGAGGCTGCCCGTGCTGGCCACTTCACTCTGGACCAGTGCCTGAACCTCTTCACCCGGCCCGAGGTGCTGGCACCCGAGGAGGCTTG GTACTGCCCACAGTGTAAACAACACCGAGAGGCCTCCAAGCAGCTGCTGCTGTGGCGCCTTCCTAACGTACTCATTGTGCAGCTCAAGCGCTTTTCCTTTCGGAGTTTCATCTGGCGTGACAAGATCAATGACTTGGTGGAGTTCCCCGTTCG GAACTTGGACCTGAGCAAGTTCTGCATCGGTCAGAAAGAGGAACAGCTGCCTAGCTACGACCTCTATGCTGTCATCAACCACTACGGAGGCATGATCGGCGGCCACTACACCGCCTGTGCACGCCTGCCCAATGACCGCAGCAGCCAGCGCAGCGACGTGG GCTGGCGCTTGTTTGACGACAGCACGGTGACAACAGTAGACGAGAGCCAGGTCGTGACGCGTTATGCCTATGTACTCTTCTACCGCCGGCGGAACTCTCCTGTGGAGAGGCCCCCCAGGGCAGGTCACTCTGAGCACCACCCAGACCTGAGCCCTGCAGCTGAGGCTGCTGCCAGCCAG GGACTAGGCCCTGGCCAGGCCCCCGAGGTGGCCCCCACGCGGACAGCCCCTGAACGCTTCGCCCCCTCTGTGGACCGCCCAGCCCCCACCTACAGCAACATGGAGGAGGTCGATTAG